The following proteins come from a genomic window of Pyxidicoccus sp. MSG2:
- a CDS encoding MFS transporter: MTARRLSSLPSFRAFGHRDFVAVWSGALVSNIGAWMEVVALGVYVTAVTGKAEWTGGIAALTYLPSVVLSPLGGAIADRFDRRIFIALCALAQAVLAGTLATLAFTGHLSVLAVAVISFFNGCVHVLSMPAYTALIAGLVPSEDLHSAMSLTSTQFNLGRILGPMLAAPLLAVGGVGWVLAFNAVTFFAVLWAVMTVRPQARPASTIPSRGLWADIAEGVRVSRRDSALWLAMVAMFTMAALITPFISLVPVFALKVFGQDATAASVLVSMQGVGALLASVMVGSLAERWGRQRLLDTTLLVLGPAAALYWLSPTLPLAMAAILVLGAVYMVAIAGLSTRCQERAPRGMAARVSGLGAVLLNVGYSLGVWMQGALADRLGVRPVTATAAVLFLVVVVGLRAQRPREVGVPET, encoded by the coding sequence GTGACTGCCCGCCGCCTGTCGAGCCTGCCTTCGTTCCGCGCCTTCGGGCACCGTGACTTCGTCGCCGTGTGGAGTGGAGCGCTGGTCTCCAACATCGGCGCGTGGATGGAGGTCGTCGCGCTCGGCGTGTACGTCACGGCGGTGACGGGCAAGGCCGAGTGGACGGGCGGCATCGCCGCGCTGACGTACCTGCCCTCCGTGGTGCTCTCGCCGCTGGGGGGCGCCATCGCGGACCGGTTCGACCGCCGCATCTTCATCGCGCTGTGCGCTCTGGCGCAGGCGGTGCTGGCCGGCACGCTGGCGACGCTCGCCTTCACCGGCCACCTCTCCGTGCTGGCGGTGGCGGTCATCTCCTTCTTCAACGGGTGCGTGCACGTGCTGTCCATGCCGGCCTACACGGCGCTGATTGCCGGGCTGGTGCCGTCTGAAGACCTGCACAGTGCGATGAGCCTCACGTCGACCCAGTTCAACCTGGGGCGCATCCTCGGGCCCATGCTGGCGGCACCGCTGCTCGCAGTGGGCGGAGTGGGCTGGGTGCTCGCGTTCAACGCGGTGACCTTCTTCGCGGTGCTCTGGGCGGTGATGACGGTGCGCCCGCAAGCCCGTCCAGCCTCCACCATTCCTTCTCGGGGGCTGTGGGCGGACATCGCGGAAGGGGTTCGGGTGTCGCGGCGGGACTCGGCCCTGTGGCTTGCCATGGTGGCCATGTTCACCATGGCGGCGCTGATAACGCCGTTCATCTCCCTGGTCCCGGTGTTCGCGCTGAAGGTGTTCGGCCAGGACGCCACGGCGGCGTCGGTGCTCGTGTCCATGCAGGGCGTGGGCGCGCTCCTGGCGTCGGTGATGGTGGGCTCGCTGGCGGAGCGATGGGGCCGGCAGCGGCTGCTCGATACCACCCTGCTGGTGCTGGGCCCGGCGGCGGCGCTGTACTGGCTGTCCCCCACGCTGCCCCTGGCGATGGCCGCCATCCTGGTGCTGGGCGCGGTGTACATGGTGGCCATCGCCGGGCTGAGCACCCGTTGCCAGGAGCGTGCTCCCCGCGGGATGGCGGCGCGGGTGAGCGGCCTCGGCGCGGTGCTGCTCAACGTCGGCTACTCGCTGGGCGTGTGGATGCAGGGCGCGCTCGCGGACCGGCTGGGCGTGCGGCCCGTCACCGCGACCGCCGCGGTGCTGTTCCTGGTGGTGGTGGTCGGGCTGCGCGCGCAGCGCCCTCGCGAGGTGGGCGTCCCGGAGACGTGA
- a CDS encoding DUF6310 domain-containing protein, with translation MASTDAASLEMLVGICLLTQPELVVGAVVIIGAVVVAVAIAEALDAYELSGSHPEDVRPVAETGPAPREPMAERRPRPEPSGQEGLPPVPPMPPGRERNADCTPQPVRHLGGDALHNQCADRVPWNGFPGSDVLVNGKRFDALQVRARVLWEVKTDNFDTFTPALQRIVIRNQVPELRHERKLANACGFDFLVGVRSAAHKTALEEADRNLNIVVMDWC, from the coding sequence GTGGCTTCCACGGACGCCGCCAGTCTGGAGATGTTGGTCGGCATCTGCCTCCTGACGCAGCCAGAGCTGGTCGTGGGCGCGGTGGTCATCATCGGCGCGGTGGTGGTGGCGGTGGCTATCGCGGAAGCACTGGATGCGTACGAACTGAGCGGTAGCCATCCCGAGGACGTGAGGCCCGTGGCTGAAACAGGGCCCGCCCCGCGAGAGCCAATGGCGGAGCGGCGGCCCAGACCGGAGCCATCAGGGCAGGAAGGGTTGCCCCCGGTGCCCCCCATGCCACCGGGGCGAGAGCGCAACGCGGATTGCACGCCCCAGCCCGTTCGACACCTGGGCGGCGATGCCCTGCACAATCAGTGCGCCGACAGGGTTCCGTGGAATGGCTTCCCAGGCTCGGATGTGCTCGTCAATGGGAAGCGCTTCGACGCGCTGCAAGTGCGCGCACGCGTACTGTGGGAGGTCAAGACCGACAATTTCGACACGTTCACACCCGCCCTTCAGAGAATTGTGATTCGAAACCAGGTTCCGGAGCTGCGACACGAGCGCAAGCTTGCAAACGCATGTGGCTTCGACTTCCTGGTCGGCGTGCGAAGTGCAGCGCACAAAACCGCGCTGGAAGAAGCGGATCGCAACTTGAACATCGTCGTCATGGACTGGTGCTGA
- a CDS encoding DUF5953 family protein, which yields MTAIPRSLILIVYAPALAAKDERIPAVARGLECALRGLRLEWTITDEGKIIPLPRHDSWIAEAGAREMLPMLCNDDENYLVTLSGWEQPAGISSGGRPLFEFHAELPLEAAVISAAMDVLEGIGEGARAFWGHASPNLLAQEFARQTRHSPSDPDVTERGLPSIKLSEDIPSPELPHYLGWLNYWSAAAARAIHFPDPARDADLLSRSRRTATGGWVVRLTDAPLDLDNPAHLDTLKRAYERFPEIGGRATP from the coding sequence ATGACAGCCATACCGAGATCGCTCATCCTCATCGTCTACGCGCCCGCGCTGGCAGCCAAAGATGAGCGCATTCCTGCAGTCGCCCGTGGGTTGGAATGTGCGCTACGGGGCTTGCGCTTGGAGTGGACCATTACTGACGAGGGGAAGATCATCCCGTTGCCGCGGCACGACTCGTGGATCGCCGAGGCAGGAGCACGAGAGATGCTCCCGATGCTCTGCAACGACGACGAAAATTACCTGGTGACGCTGTCTGGGTGGGAACAACCCGCAGGTATCTCTTCAGGTGGAAGGCCCCTGTTCGAATTTCATGCGGAACTGCCGCTAGAGGCCGCCGTCATCTCAGCGGCAATGGATGTACTGGAGGGCATTGGGGAGGGTGCGCGCGCCTTCTGGGGGCATGCTTCGCCGAATCTCCTGGCACAGGAGTTCGCACGGCAGACGCGTCACTCACCAAGCGACCCGGACGTTACGGAGCGGGGACTGCCCTCCATCAAGCTCTCCGAGGACATCCCCTCCCCCGAGCTTCCGCATTACCTCGGATGGCTCAACTACTGGTCGGCCGCCGCCGCACGGGCCATCCATTTCCCGGACCCGGCGCGCGATGCGGACCTGCTCTCACGGTCGCGGCGAACCGCGACGGGCGGGTGGGTGGTGCGGCTCACGGACGCGCCGCTCGACCTCGACAACCCCGCCCACCTCGACACGCTCAAGCGGGCCTACGAGCGCTTCCCGGAGATTGGCGGACGCGCGACGCCTTGA
- a CDS encoding NAD(P)H-dependent glycerol-3-phosphate dehydrogenase, with product MRGSVIGSGSFGTALANVLAVNCDEVRLWGREPSVVDAINTKHENSTYLKGIPISERVRATNSLEEALAGSELVVLATPSHATREVVAKAKPYLPRHVPIITVAKGIENETLLTMTELLEDCLPEEFQPYIAVLSGPSFAKELARRMPTVVTIASHWDKVAVRCQKALQTETFRSYTSTDVVGVQYGGALKNVIAIAAGMADGLGMGHNARAAIITRGLAEITRLAVRRGANPLTLSGLSGMGDLVLTCTGELSRNRHVGMELGKGRKLPDILAEMKEVAEGVKTAKSARDLEVKLGVELPICHQVYLIAYEGKNAKSAVVDLMTRQPKSELSGV from the coding sequence ATGCGTGGCAGTGTCATCGGCTCCGGCTCCTTCGGTACGGCCCTGGCGAACGTGCTCGCGGTCAACTGCGACGAGGTGCGGCTGTGGGGCCGTGAGCCCTCCGTGGTGGACGCCATCAACACGAAGCACGAGAACTCCACCTACCTGAAGGGCATCCCCATCTCGGAGCGGGTGCGGGCCACGAACAGCCTCGAGGAGGCGCTCGCTGGCTCGGAGTTGGTGGTGCTCGCCACGCCCAGCCATGCGACGCGCGAGGTGGTGGCGAAGGCGAAGCCGTACCTGCCGCGCCACGTGCCCATCATCACGGTGGCGAAGGGCATCGAGAACGAGACGCTGCTGACGATGACGGAGCTGCTGGAGGACTGCCTTCCGGAGGAGTTCCAGCCGTACATCGCGGTGCTCTCCGGGCCCAGCTTCGCCAAGGAGCTGGCGAGGCGGATGCCCACGGTGGTGACGATTGCATCCCACTGGGACAAGGTGGCGGTGCGCTGCCAGAAGGCGCTGCAGACGGAGACGTTCCGCAGCTACACGTCCACGGACGTGGTGGGCGTGCAGTACGGCGGCGCGCTGAAGAATGTCATCGCGATTGCGGCGGGCATGGCGGACGGGTTGGGCATGGGCCACAACGCGCGCGCGGCCATCATCACCCGGGGGCTGGCGGAGATTACGCGCCTGGCGGTGCGCAGGGGCGCCAACCCGCTGACGCTCTCCGGCCTGTCCGGCATGGGGGACCTGGTGCTGACGTGCACGGGCGAGCTGAGCCGCAACCGGCACGTGGGCATGGAGTTGGGCAAGGGCCGCAAGCTGCCGGACATCCTCGCGGAGATGAAGGAAGTGGCCGAGGGCGTGAAGACGGCGAAGAGCGCGAGGGATTTGGAGGTCAAGCTGGGCGTGGAGCTGCCCATCTGCCATCAGGTGTACCTGATTGCCTACGAGGGGAAGAACGCGAAGAGCGCGGTGGTGGACCTGATGACGCGCCAGCCGAAGTCGGAGCTGTCGGGCGTCTGA
- a CDS encoding c-type cytochrome → MRRHVLAAVLASMLGLTACGDRQAEATWNNASGSVALSRDDAFLYVVDADNGVLSVVDTGSNEKVGEVKVGRGPERVVVGPDDTVYVSNRAERSVSVIRRGDWNEAARISVGVEPMGLAVAPGGDTLYVVNSTALDSSEHGTLMAVDTRSLTVRWELPVGEEPRGIALVDNGKRALVSLFRHSDLVTVDLADSGRPRVQHERTDLYARANVSDSSSNGGGSGSSDAPMPDVALMNIRFRPRGMSDVVLTPNGERALAPVLWAREDPIGGPMTGNPGGGDGSLYGGGSPCSSAGVVAPGIVTFDTEDGRPVVDDLDQCRPPPEQSPDFPPSTIVSPEPTHAIQGPVAAVVDPSGLWVFVVNRETDNVAIIPMDRRSGPDIVNFTGSSVRQLVRVGSGPSGIAMTRDGRKAFVHNAFDHTVTTLVSDGSSGVANVRAEGTPLALVGDVLEPQAVAGRKLFYSALDSRMTSASVSASCASCHLDGREDGHVWGFPDGPRQTPSLAGRKVTKTGPFHWSGEFSTLRDFLDATVRRRMGGTALDSVMVSQLSSFIDVIPAPDNPHKREALTDAQARGALVFKKASCDSCHEGETLTNNKQADVGTFITNGPIQDDAQVRKVGLNTPSLLGLARTAPYLHDGSALTLKDRLVQGRDTNRHGSTAQLSDAEVDDLVEYLRTL, encoded by the coding sequence ATGAGACGGCACGTTCTTGCCGCGGTGCTGGCTTCGATGCTGGGGCTGACGGCGTGTGGTGACCGCCAGGCCGAGGCGACGTGGAACAACGCGTCGGGCTCGGTGGCGCTCAGCCGCGATGACGCCTTCCTGTACGTGGTGGACGCCGACAACGGCGTGCTGTCGGTGGTGGACACCGGGAGCAACGAGAAGGTGGGCGAGGTGAAGGTGGGCCGCGGCCCCGAGCGCGTGGTGGTGGGTCCGGACGACACCGTCTACGTCTCCAACCGCGCCGAGCGCAGCGTGTCCGTCATCCGCCGGGGTGACTGGAACGAGGCGGCGCGCATCTCCGTGGGCGTGGAGCCCATGGGCCTGGCCGTCGCCCCGGGCGGGGACACGCTGTACGTGGTGAACAGCACCGCGCTGGACTCCAGCGAGCACGGCACGCTGATGGCCGTGGACACGCGCTCCCTGACGGTCCGCTGGGAGCTGCCGGTGGGCGAGGAGCCGCGCGGCATCGCGCTGGTGGACAACGGCAAGCGCGCGCTCGTCAGCCTCTTCCGGCACAGTGATTTGGTGACGGTGGACCTGGCTGACTCCGGCCGGCCCCGCGTGCAGCACGAGCGCACGGACCTGTACGCGCGCGCCAACGTCAGCGACTCCTCCAGCAATGGCGGCGGCTCCGGCTCGTCGGATGCCCCCATGCCGGACGTGGCGCTGATGAACATCCGCTTCCGGCCCCGCGGCATGTCGGACGTGGTGCTGACGCCGAACGGCGAGCGCGCGCTGGCGCCGGTGCTGTGGGCGCGCGAGGACCCCATCGGCGGGCCCATGACGGGCAACCCCGGGGGCGGTGATGGCTCGCTCTATGGTGGCGGCAGCCCGTGCAGCTCGGCCGGCGTGGTGGCCCCGGGCATCGTCACCTTCGACACCGAGGACGGCAGGCCGGTGGTGGATGACCTGGACCAGTGCCGCCCACCCCCGGAGCAGTCGCCGGACTTCCCGCCGTCCACCATCGTCAGCCCGGAGCCCACGCACGCCATCCAGGGCCCGGTGGCGGCGGTGGTGGACCCGTCCGGGCTGTGGGTCTTCGTGGTGAACCGCGAGACGGACAACGTGGCCATCATCCCCATGGACCGTCGCTCGGGGCCGGACATCGTGAACTTCACCGGCAGCAGCGTGCGCCAGCTGGTGCGCGTCGGCTCCGGGCCCAGCGGCATCGCCATGACGCGCGACGGGCGCAAGGCGTTCGTCCACAACGCGTTCGACCACACGGTGACGACGCTGGTGAGCGACGGCTCCTCGGGTGTGGCCAACGTGCGCGCGGAAGGGACGCCGCTGGCGCTGGTGGGTGACGTGCTGGAGCCCCAGGCCGTCGCCGGCCGCAAGCTCTTCTACTCGGCGCTGGACTCGCGCATGACGAGCGCCTCGGTGAGCGCGTCCTGCGCGTCCTGCCACCTGGACGGCCGCGAGGACGGCCACGTGTGGGGCTTCCCGGACGGCCCGCGCCAGACGCCCAGCCTCGCGGGCCGCAAGGTGACGAAGACGGGCCCGTTCCACTGGAGCGGCGAGTTCTCCACGCTGCGTGACTTCCTGGACGCCACGGTGCGCCGGCGCATGGGCGGCACGGCGCTGGACAGCGTCATGGTGTCGCAGCTGTCGTCCTTCATCGACGTCATCCCCGCGCCGGACAACCCGCACAAGCGCGAGGCCCTCACCGACGCGCAGGCCCGCGGCGCGCTCGTCTTCAAGAAGGCCTCCTGCGACAGCTGCCACGAGGGCGAGACGCTCACGAACAACAAGCAGGCCGACGTGGGCACCTTCATCACCAACGGCCCCATCCAGGATGACGCGCAGGTGCGCAAGGTGGGCCTCAACACCCCGTCCCTGCTGGGCCTGGCGCGCACGGCGCCGTACCTGCACGACGGCAGCGCGCTGACGCTGAAGGACCGCCTGGTGCAGGGGCGTGACACGAACCGGCACGGCTCCACGGCGCAGCTCAGCGACGCGGAGGTCGACGACCTCGTGGAGTACCTGCGCACGCTGTGA
- a CDS encoding sensor histidine kinase, producing MSRSPPVILNFRRTFALLIVLVVVPSAGLSGFGVVAIINERAAVEKRLESAWRGTLESLSSELPRALASAHLEEEGGALRLVMPDGRVVSEPDGTFQVEGGRVHTSDPQLVEAFNAVLPETGAVPTEPTAFSLSAGGRAVLVAAARKGDVVRGVRLSVRALESLLAEQVDPRAVSGEPVRFTLQPVPREVNEGGLMGRLVSEVAQARASALGPVGLAERVLPSPLQDFRLVVLPTGEDPVARASTRNRVLYGVLLGLFYLTLTFGVVYTGRALYREAQLSRMKTDFVSLVSHELRTPLTSIRMFIETLALGRLKDPAQMQEVLTLLTRETERLSIFIERVLDWARIEGGRKVYQRAPLPVTDLVESAVAAFRAQRLEGGVDLKVDVQDGLPRLDVDKDAMAGALLNLLQNAYKYSGPEDRRVVLSVRGGHRHVDLSVEDNGVGIAPKERKRIFERFYRVDNLLTRRTEGSGLGLAIARRIVEAHGGRIGVHSELGKGSRFTIHLPVGKA from the coding sequence GTGTCGCGCTCTCCCCCCGTCATCCTCAACTTCCGGCGCACGTTCGCCCTGCTCATCGTCCTGGTGGTGGTGCCATCCGCCGGCCTGTCCGGCTTCGGCGTGGTGGCCATCATCAACGAGCGCGCCGCGGTGGAGAAGCGCCTGGAGTCCGCCTGGCGCGGCACGCTGGAGTCGCTGTCCTCCGAGCTGCCCAGGGCGCTGGCGTCCGCCCATCTGGAAGAGGAGGGAGGCGCGCTGCGCCTCGTCATGCCGGACGGGCGGGTGGTGTCCGAGCCGGACGGCACCTTCCAGGTGGAGGGCGGCCGCGTGCACACCAGCGACCCGCAACTGGTGGAGGCCTTCAACGCCGTGCTCCCGGAGACGGGCGCGGTGCCCACCGAGCCCACCGCCTTCTCCCTGTCCGCCGGGGGGCGCGCGGTGCTCGTGGCCGCCGCGCGCAAGGGCGACGTGGTGCGCGGCGTGCGCCTGTCGGTGCGGGCGCTGGAGTCACTGCTGGCCGAGCAGGTGGACCCCCGCGCGGTGTCCGGCGAGCCGGTGCGCTTCACGCTGCAGCCCGTGCCGCGCGAGGTCAACGAGGGCGGGCTGATGGGCCGGCTGGTGTCGGAGGTGGCGCAGGCCCGCGCCAGCGCCCTGGGCCCGGTGGGGCTCGCCGAGCGCGTGCTGCCCTCGCCGCTCCAGGACTTCCGGCTGGTGGTGCTGCCCACCGGCGAGGACCCGGTGGCGCGCGCCTCCACGCGCAACCGCGTGCTGTACGGCGTGCTGCTGGGCCTCTTCTACCTGACGCTCACCTTTGGCGTCGTCTACACCGGCCGCGCCCTCTACCGCGAAGCGCAGCTGTCCCGGATGAAGACGGACTTCGTGTCGCTGGTGAGCCACGAGCTGCGCACGCCGCTCACCTCCATCCGCATGTTCATCGAAACGCTCGCCCTGGGGCGGCTGAAGGACCCGGCGCAGATGCAGGAGGTGCTCACCCTGCTGACGCGCGAGACGGAGCGCCTGTCCATCTTCATCGAGCGCGTGCTGGACTGGGCGCGCATCGAAGGGGGCCGCAAGGTGTACCAGCGCGCGCCCCTGCCGGTGACGGACCTGGTGGAGTCGGCCGTGGCGGCCTTCCGCGCCCAGCGGCTGGAGGGCGGCGTGGACCTGAAGGTGGACGTGCAGGACGGCCTGCCGCGGCTGGACGTGGACAAGGACGCGATGGCCGGGGCCCTGCTCAACCTCCTGCAGAATGCCTACAAGTACAGCGGCCCCGAAGACAGGCGCGTCGTCCTCTCCGTGCGTGGGGGACACCGGCACGTGGACCTTTCCGTGGAGGACAACGGCGTGGGGATTGCCCCGAAAGAGCGCAAGCGCATCTTCGAGCGCTTCTACCGCGTGGATAACCTGCTGACACGGCGCACGGAGGGCAGCGGACTGGGGCTGGCCATCGCCCGGCGCATCGTCGAGGCTCACGGTGGACGCATCGGCGTGCACAGCGAGCTCGGCAAGGGCAGCCGGTTCACCATCCACCTGCCGGTGGGGAAGGCATGA
- a CDS encoding response regulator transcription factor, which produces MTETTRRILVVEDDLSILAGLSMNLRFEGYEVLQAQDGRTGLARALDEAPDLVVLDLMLPELNGFELLKELRQRGRDTPVVVLSAKGMETDKILGLNLGADDYVVKPFGLQELLARIKAVLRRRYPTAGAAPPPVTFGDVSVDMAARTVARNGTPVELTAQEFKLLAHFLGHPGRTFTRDELLSGAWGYHYEGSARTVDNFMRQLRLKFEPDPEEPRHFLTVRGLGYRFER; this is translated from the coding sequence ATGACGGAGACGACTCGGCGCATCCTGGTGGTGGAGGACGACCTGTCCATCCTCGCCGGCCTGTCCATGAACCTGCGCTTCGAGGGCTACGAGGTCCTCCAGGCCCAGGACGGGCGCACCGGGCTGGCGCGCGCGCTGGACGAAGCACCGGACCTGGTGGTGCTGGACCTCATGCTCCCGGAGCTCAACGGCTTCGAGCTCCTCAAGGAGCTGCGCCAGCGCGGCCGCGACACGCCCGTGGTGGTGCTGTCCGCCAAGGGCATGGAGACGGACAAGATTCTGGGCCTCAACCTGGGCGCGGACGACTACGTGGTGAAGCCGTTCGGCCTCCAGGAATTGCTGGCCCGCATCAAGGCCGTGCTGCGCCGGCGCTACCCCACCGCGGGCGCGGCGCCGCCGCCAGTGACGTTCGGCGACGTGAGCGTGGACATGGCCGCGCGCACGGTGGCCCGCAACGGCACGCCCGTGGAGCTGACGGCGCAGGAGTTCAAGCTGCTGGCCCACTTCCTCGGCCACCCGGGGCGCACCTTCACCCGTGACGAATTGCTGTCCGGCGCGTGGGGCTACCACTACGAGGGCAGCGCGCGCACCGTGGACAACTTCATGCGCCAGCTCCGCCTGAAGTTCGAGCCGGACCCCGAGGAGCCCCGCCACTTCCTCACCGTGCGCGGCCTGGGCTACCGCTTCGAGCGCTGA